A stretch of Anas acuta chromosome 3, bAnaAcu1.1, whole genome shotgun sequence DNA encodes these proteins:
- the B3GNT2 gene encoding N-acetyllactosaminide beta-1,3-N-acetylglucosaminyltransferase 2: protein MSVGRRRLKLLGILMMVNIFIYVIVEVSKSGSQEKNAKGRVIIPRSKFWRKYTPHKAYWNKQQQKLELLYNPILTLLSNMTVEENLISNASVLSSCEPDPWVTSEVSDFANLPDRFKDFLLYLRCRNYSLLMDQPNKCKHKPFLLLAIKSLIPHFDRRQAIRESWGKEIESGDVTVKRVFLLGQTPPEDNFPDLSDMIKFESETHQDILLWNYRDTFFNLTLKEVLFLKWVSSSCADVQFIFKGDDDVFVNTHQILDYLKSLSKDKAKDLFIGDVIKDAGPHREKKLKYYIPESVYEGSYPPYAGGGGFLYSGDLALRLNNASDQVLLYPIDDVYTGMCLQKLGLAPEKHKGFKTFDIEEKYRNNICSYTNLMLVHSRKPQEMIKIWTRLQDPHLNC from the coding sequence ATGAGTGTTGGACGCAGAAGATTAAAGCTGCTGGGAATTCTGATGATGGTAAACATTTTTATCTATGTCATTGTGGAAGTCTCCAAAAGCGGCAGCCAAGAGAAGAATGCAAAAGGCCGTGTTATTATACCGCGCAGCAAATTCTGGAGGAAATACACTCCTCACAAAGCTTATTGGAACAAGCAGCAACAGAAGCTCGAACTGCTGTACAACCCGATCCTGACTTTGCTTTCCAATATGACTGTGGAAGAGAACTTAATTTCTAACGCGAGCGTTCTCAGTTCCTGTGAGCCTGACCCGTGGGTGACTTCAGAGGTTAGTGACTTTGCAAACTTGCCAGACAGATTCAAAGACTTCCTGCTTTATTTGAGATGTAGAAATTACTCATTACTAATGGATCAACCAAACAAGTGCAAACATAAAcctttcctgctgctggctaTTAAGTCACTTATACCACACTTTGATAGAAGGCAAGCAATTAGGGAATCCTGGGGCAAGGAAATAGAATCAGGAGATGTAACAGTCAAAAGGGTCTTCCTCCTTGGGCAGACCCCACCAGAGGATAACTTTCCTGACCTTTCAGACATGATAAAATTTGAGAGTGAAACCCACCAAGACATTCTGCTCTGGAACTACAGAGACACTTTCTTCAATTTAACTCTGAAAGAGGTGCTGTTTCTCAAGTGGGTCAGCAGCAGCTGCGCAGATGtccagtttatttttaagggcGATGACGATGTTTTTGTGAATACCCATCAGATCCTGGATTACTTGAAGAGCTTATCAAAGGACAAAGCCAAAGACTTATTCATAGGTGATGTGATCAAAGATGCTGGACCtcacagggaaaagaaattgaagtaCTACATCCCAGAAAGTGTTTATGAAGGTTCGTATCCTCCGTACGCAGGAGGCGGTGGGTTTCTGTACTCTGGTGATCTGGCATTAAGACTGAATAATGCGTCCGACCAGGTACTCCTCTATCCTATTGATGACGTTTATACTGGAATGTGCCTTCAGAAGCTTGGGCTGGCtccagaaaaacacaaaggtttcaaaacatttgacattgaagagaaatacagaaataacatATGTTCCTACACAAACTTAATGTTAGTGCATAGTAGAAAACCTCAAGAAATGATTAAGATCTGGACACGCTTGCAAGATCCACACTTAAATTGCTAA